CTAACCTTTTATCCacacatgttaaaaaaacatgtgGCTTGGGTGGCAGGCCTGAGTAGACAAACTGCTCCAGTCCACACTCTGACGGCAATCTGAATTTGCTCAGTGCTGATGCAGTGGACTGGGAAAACAGTTTtaacaaaacaatgcatgttTATCACATAATTGCCAACTTTTGAGAGAAACCACTCCCCAAATGTCTTCTGCAGTCACCTCACAGAACCAAAAAGATAGTTGTACTAGCACGAGGGCAGGTTTAATTGATATAACAGCACTTGTGTAAGTGGATTACTAAACGCTGTAAGTGTAATGTAACTGTGTTTGTAGTACAACACTTTCACTTTTCAGTGTAGTTCCATATTATAGAGTGGAACTACAACTGTAGCACAGTGAAGGCCAGTGCCGACGAAGccagcctttgtgtgttttgatacATATCACGTTGGAGATTGCTGTGATGCTGTAGAAGAATCCCCTGTGCTCATGTGAGCCTTCAGACTCCTGACAGGCTGTCCCACCGCagcaggagagtgagacagacagacagaatgaatgaatgaatgaatgaattcattCCTGCCTTCTGTCCCTCCCGATAAAACCAGCGCCAGCTGCCAGCAGCCTCCTTAAGACAATGTCCAGCTCACATACTTGATCCTAATCCCATTAGCAGGAGCGAGAGCACCCAAATAAAAACGCTTTCGCTGTCCTTTGAATCAATTATGCAGCGTTGCACCCTATGAACTTAATGCCTTCTCTGCCTACAGGGATGGTTCTTTCAGTCTTTGTGGTTCTGCTGCTCACTGTGATCTATGAGCTCCTCAAAGTGTGGAAGACCACCCTGGAAAAGCAGTCCAAGCCTCCTCCGCTCACTCCGGTCCCAGGGACCTTCTCTCTGACACCGCCTTGCTTGTCCCCAGTTTTCGAACATCCAGTAAGCAGTTCCTCGCTAACTAATAGCCCCTCCGAGGTCTGCCTGGCTCCCACAGACCTTACAGCTCCCACCGTTGTGGCCACTCTCTCTGCAAACAGGTATGTAGTTCCCATCCTTtctgtaattatgtaataatgCACTACAACTGTCTTTATTGCACTGTGGCCTGATGCACCGCCGTGAGCCCGTGTTTCTGTCTCCGCTGCAGCTGGCTTCTTCACAGCTTC
This is a stretch of genomic DNA from Electrophorus electricus isolate fEleEle1 chromosome 6, fEleEle1.pri, whole genome shotgun sequence. It encodes these proteins:
- the slc31a2 gene encoding probable low affinity copper uptake protein 2 yields the protein MSMYFESSSNVTLLFDFWNVHGPGGMVLSVFVVLLLTVIYELLKVWKTTLEKQSKPPPLTPVPGTFSLTPPCLSPVFEHPVSSSSLTNSPSEVCLAPTDLTAPTVVATLSANSWLLHSFQTGVHVVHVVLGYMLMLCVMSYNVWIFLGVMVGSALGYFLSFPLLGLRK